Proteins encoded together in one uncultured Fibrobacter sp. window:
- a CDS encoding right-handed parallel beta-helix repeat-containing protein, translating into MLRPHKFLSVTLLLVASALAGEMPFPQPEKGVVRLLTKDSPYILEQGVMFSSTDTFLVEPGVTVLMGEYAKIMLRGPVRIQGTPEKPITFRSADSSESWNGIHFVSSSKPFEVRNLVVENAFRNTVFRTDGIFDKVKFVNNYYGLWVDEVSQMYLTDCEFSRNRFALSLRASNVTANNTTVSNNVYGLYLEAEAKYNGDMALVTNNLEADVRNESQELVDKGRRVSRNIWHRVEARF; encoded by the coding sequence ATGCTACGTCCGCACAAGTTTTTATCTGTAACACTCCTGCTCGTTGCCTCGGCGCTCGCTGGCGAGATGCCGTTCCCTCAACCCGAAAAGGGCGTGGTTCGCCTTTTGACCAAGGATAGCCCTTACATTCTGGAGCAAGGGGTCATGTTCTCTTCTACGGACACGTTCCTTGTTGAACCCGGTGTGACGGTCCTTATGGGCGAATACGCGAAGATTATGCTGCGCGGCCCGGTCCGCATCCAGGGGACGCCCGAAAAGCCGATTACGTTCCGCAGTGCCGATTCTAGCGAAAGCTGGAACGGAATCCATTTCGTTTCCAGTAGCAAACCGTTCGAAGTCCGCAACCTCGTGGTGGAAAATGCCTTCCGCAACACAGTTTTCCGTACCGATGGTATTTTCGATAAGGTCAAGTTTGTCAATAACTACTACGGACTCTGGGTGGACGAGGTCTCCCAGATGTACCTCACCGACTGTGAGTTTTCGCGTAACCGCTTTGCGCTCTCGCTCCGAGCTTCCAACGTGACAGCTAACAATACTACGGTATCCAACAATGTCTATGGGCTTTATCTGGAGGCCGAGGCCAAGTATAACGGCGATATGGCACTTGTCACGAACAACCTGGAGGCCGATGTTCGCAACGAATCCCAGGAACTTGTCGACAAGGGTAGGCGCGTGAGCCGCAATATCTGGCATCGTGTCGAGGCCCGTTTCTGA